Within Lentisphaerota bacterium, the genomic segment CCGCTACCGCAAACTGCGTCAACTCGTGCAGGACGGTACGCTCGGCAAACTGGACCGGGTCACCTGGATCATCACCGACTGGTTCCGCACCGAAGCCTACTATGCGTCCAGCGAATGGCGCGCGACGTGGGGCGGCGAAGGTGGCGGTGTCCTGCTGAATCAGTGTCCTCACAATCTCGATCTCTGGCAATGGATGTTCGGCATGCCGCAGCGCGTTCGCGCCTTCTGCAATATCGGGCGCAAGCACAACATCGAGGTGGAAGACGAAGTCACCGCCTATCTCGGGTACGATTCGGGATGCTCCGGGGTCTTCATCACCTCCACGGGCGAATCACCGGGCACCAATCGGCTGGAAGTGGCGGCGGAGTACGGCAAGGTCGTGATCGAGGGGAACGGAATCCGGTTCACGCGCAACGAGGAATCCGTCAGCACCTTCCTGAAAACCACCCCCGAACTGTGGGCTCGCCCCGATGTCTGGAACGTGGAGATCCCGACGAACGGCACTGGCGGCCAGCATGGGGAAATCCTCCAGAACTTCATCAACGCCATTGTGAACAAAACCCCGCTGATCGCGCCCGCTGCGGAGGGCATCCATTCCGTTGAACTCGGCAACGCCATGCTCTATTCGTCCGAAACCGGGAAGACCGTGGAGATGCCGCTCAACGGCGGCGCCTACGAGCGGATGCTGAAACACAAGATCAAGACATCCCGCTTTGTCAAGAAGACCCAGGCGGCCAAACTCGGCGACATCAGCCGGTCATACT encodes:
- a CDS encoding Gfo/Idh/MocA family oxidoreductase — its product is MKQVRLGVIGIGTMGQFHLKRLKDLKDVELTAVCDSDPERARQAAATYSCAAYEDHRKLLKDKVCDAVLIVTPHYAHTTIGIDALRAGLHVLVEKPISVHKADCERLIAAHTNRKQVFAAMFNQRTDPRYRKLRQLVQDGTLGKLDRVTWIITDWFRTEAYYASSEWRATWGGEGGGVLLNQCPHNLDLWQWMFGMPQRVRAFCNIGRKHNIEVEDEVTAYLGYDSGCSGVFITSTGESPGTNRLEVAAEYGKVVIEGNGIRFTRNEESVSTFLKTTPELWARPDVWNVEIPTNGTGGQHGEILQNFINAIVNKTPLIAPAAEGIHSVELGNAMLYSSETGKTVEMPLNGGAYERMLKHKIKTSRFVKKTQAAKLGDISRSY